GTTTCTAGGGGAGACCTGCCCTTTCTGGCAGTACCTTACTCTAGCCATCACCTCTGCAAATACTGCGTTTCAAATAGCTTCTAAACTCTTCTATTGTCCTTATGAATGCTGGGTTCCGCGGGTAGAGGATTTTGATTTTCTACCTGTTTTGCCCTGGCCTATCCAGCCTTGTGAAGAAGCGGCCCAGTAAGAGGCGCCCAAGGCAATGGCAGCACCACCAATTACTTTCTGGGTAGTGGTTAAGCTGTTGAAAGAACGGGCTACGTTAGAACCCATGTCTTTCACGGCCTGTGGCACTTGCACGTTGCTTAAGCTGCTGGTGAAGTTATTCAACATACTTTGCGCTGAACCCTGCGGCTGTTGCTGTGAAGAGCCTTGTGGCTGCTGCTGGCGGCTGGAAGACTGGTCTTGCTGTCTGCTGGAAGCATTCACTGAAGACTGGCTCTGGTTAGTTGAACGTTGGTTTCTGGCTGAATCTTGTTCGTAAGAAGTTGCATCCTGGGCAGAAGCGTTTGGCTGACGGCCCGGCTGATTGGTTTTGTTTTCCATAGTTGTAAAATTTAAGATGTATAGATGCCTATAAATTCCAGGGAAAAATCTCTGGGTCTATCTACTTGTGCTCATAAGCAGACGAATCCATTTTATCGAAAACGGGCGCAAATGGTTGCGCCAATTTCTATCTTTTCTACTATTTTTTACAGATCAAGGTTGCGATTACTTCCAAATTAGCGCCTTCCAAATATACAGAGTGCAATATATAGCGTTTTGTTGCTTATTTACGTAAAAGGCTGTAGAAACCGTTTTTACTCCTGATCTGCGCTTATGCCTGTTCCCATCAAGTCTGGCCCGCACACCCCGGGCCCCTCGCAGCACTTTATCAGAAAAGTTTTAATAGTGGCTTTTGTGTTTGTTGTGCTGTTTCTGCTGTATACAGTCATCAAAATGGCCTTTGTTACGCTGCTGGTGTTCTTTGCCGCCGTTCTGTTTGGCGTTCTGCTGCACGGGCTCAGCAACTTTCTGCACCGGCACCTGAGATTGCCACACAAATGGGCCCTGGCCCTGGTCTGCCTGCTGTTGGCAGGCGTGATTACGGGGGCATTCATGTATCTGGGGCCCAGCCTTTCCCGGCAGACGGAGGAGCTACGGGAAGACCTGCCCACTGTGCTGGAGAAACTGCGGGCCCAGGTGGCCTCCCTTCCCTACGGAGACCAGTTGCTCAAGCAGATCCCCACCCCAGAGGAGCTTCTCAAGGGGGAGAGCTTCATCATGAAAAACGCTTTCTCGCTTTTCTCCTCCACCTTTGGGGTGCTGGCCAATATCCTGATCATTGTGGTAGTGGGTATCTATCTGGCCATCTCGCCCCAGGAAACCGCCAGCGGGCTGGTGCGGCTGGTGCCCAAGAAACACCGGCCCCGGGCCCGCGAAGTGATCCATGTGCTCCGGTTCACGCTCTGGGGCTGGCTCAAGGGCACCGTGCTGGCCATGGCCATCATAGGCTCGCTCACTACCTTGGGCCTCTATATTATTGGCGTGCCTATTCCGTTGCTGCTGGGGGTTTTTGCCGGTCTCCTGGAATTCATTCCTAACATTGGGCCGTTCATTGCCGGTTTTCCGGCGGCGGTGCTGGCGCTGGTGCAGGACCCCAGCAAGGCCCTGACCGTGGTGCTGTTCTTCATTGGGCTTCAGAGCCTGGAAGGGTATATTCTCACCCCGCTGGTGCAGAAACGCATCATTGACTTACCGCCGGTGCTTACCATTATGGGCCAGTTGGTCTTAGGCCTGCTGGCCGGCGCCTGGGGGCTATTTCTGGCGGTGCCGCTGGTGGCCGTGATCATGGTGCTGGTAAAGATGCTGTACATTGAAGACTACCTGGGCGACTACGCCGTGGAGGTGAAAGGCGAGGAAGAAGCCATTGCCCAGGAAGAAAACTCGCCTACACCCCAGGAAGAAGAGACTCCGTAACGTTGTGGCCCAAGTTGCCAGGTAAAGACATCGGCGGGAGCCGGATGCCTTGGATTCTGCTATGTTTTAGGGCTGTTTTATGAAAATCAGGCTTAAAACAGATATCTTCATCCGGTAAAGCCGTAAGAAACCTTTCATTTAAGTGACTAATACGTACCAGGCCACCCCACCCGTACGCCACTTGTCTCACGCAACTCATTTAAAACACCTATGACGTTCAGAAAAACCCTTGCCCTTGGCCTAGCGCTTTTGCCGCTGTCCGGTGCCTTCGCGCAGAAAGACATCAAGCAAAAAGATGTTGCCCGCATTATAAACACCCTTGCCGCCGATGAGATGATGGGCCGCAAAACCTTTACCCCGGGCATTGACAAAGCCGCCAATTTCATTTCTGATGAATTCAAGAAAGCCGGGCTGCAACCCCTGGCCGGCGACACAGACTTCAAGCAGGAGTTTAAGATGTACAGCCTTACTTCAGACAAAGCCGATATTGAGATCAATGGCAAACGGGTAAAGCCCGAAGAGTTCTTTTACAGCACCGTGCACCGCAAGGTGGAGTGGGAAGACAAAGCGCCCAAGCCCGTTTTCATTGGCGAGAACGATGATTTCAGACAGGGCATAAACAAGGCCCGCCAGCAGAAGAAAGATTTACTGGTAATGGTGCACCCTAAACACCAGGAGATGTTCAGCCGCTACGCGGAATACTTTAAGCAGTCTAGCCCGGTCACCGAACTTGGCAAAGGCTCTACGCTCATCTATGTGCTGTCGCCGCTCACTGAGGTGACTTCTTTTGACGTGGAGATCAAGAACGAGGTAAAGGAAATGGACCTGGCCAACGTGGCGGGCATGATCCCGGGCAAGCGCGCCAATGAGTACATTGTCTTCTCGGGTCACTATGACCACATTGGTTTCCAGAAAGCGGTAGATGGTGACTCCATAGCCAACGGCGCCGACGATGACGCCTCTGGTATTACCGCCGTCATTACGCTGGCCAACCACTTCAAGAAACAGCCTAAACCAGAGCGCACGCTTCTCTTTGTGGCCTTTACGGCCGAGGAGATTGGCGGCTACGGCTCCCAGCATTTCTCCAAACAGCTGAACCCCGATGAGATTGTGGCCATGTTCAACATTGAGATGATAGGCAAAGGCTCTAAGTTCGGTCCTAACAGTGCCTACATTACCGGCTTTGATAAATCAGACTTCGGGTTGCTGTTGCAGCAGGCCGTAAAAGGCACGCCCTACAGTTTCCACCCAGACCCGTACCCCGGCCAGAACCTGTTCTACCGTTCAGACAACGCCACCCTGGCCCGCCTGGGCGTTCCGGCCCATACCATCTCCTCCGTGCAGATTGACAAAGACAAGCTCTACCACTCCGTGGATGACGAAGTAAGCAGCCTGGACATGGCCCACATGACCAACATGATTAAAGCCGTGGCCCTGGGCGCCAAGGATTTCGTGCAGGGTAAAAAGACCCCTAAACGCGTGGATAAGACACAGGTGCAGTAAGCTTTTCGTGATTAGTTGTTCGTGATTAGTTGTTCGTGATTAGTTGTTAGACTTTAGATCCGAAGTCACATCTCATTCTCATATTTCTCAAGCTTCCGCTTTGGGTCTATTTTCCTGAAAACAGGCCCAAAGCGGAAGCTTCTTCTTTTCAAAATTGCCTACCTACATTAAGCTAAGCAGTCTGCTGCCTTCCCTCTTTTGTCATCCTGAAAGGACCTTGTGGGCGAACTTGAAAGGCAATTGATTAGCGTTACTACTCATTGTTCACAAGAGCTTTCCAAGAAGGCAGGGGAGAAGAGCATCTTTCTTTTCCAGTTTGCACCTCTCCCCTTCTGTCATCCTGGAAGAATCTTGGTAGCGAACGGTAATGACGCCAGAGTAAACGCTTTTCTAGTTCGCCTACAAGGTCCTTTCAGGATGACAGCAGGAAAAGATGACATAATGGAAGAGAAGCTGAACAAAGAGGAAACCAGAAAGAGAAGCAGACATCTATGACCTCGTAGTGTGCGAAGCTCCTACGAGTGTCTCACTAAAAACAAAAAGCCCTCATAGATTTCCAGAACCTGTGAGGGCTAATATATCGGCTCCCGTTTCGGGCCTGTTTTCTTAAAAACAGGCCCGAAACGGGAGCCGATGTTGTTTCAGAATCTATGCGCTTTCTACACGCAGATTCCCTTAAAAATTCCCCCTAACCGTCAACACTAAATTGCGGCCGGGAGCGCTCACCCCGGAGGCGTATACGCGGTAGAATTGGTCCAGGATATTCTCCAGGGCCGCCTGCACCTGTACCCTTGGGTGGAACTGGTAGGCGGTGCGCAGGTTGAGGGTATACCAGGCCGGCTCGCCCTGCGGGGTGGCATATTGCAGGTTATCCTCGCCTACGGGGTTGTAATCTTCCAGGCGTTTCCAGCCGTTGTACTGCACAAAAAACTCAGACCGGAATTTAGGCAGCGTGAGAAACAGACTGGTTTTCCCGAACACGGGCGCAATATGGTCCAGCGGAATATCTTGTGGCTCTGCCTTGATACGGCCGTAGGTGTAGGTAAGCGTGGAGGCCAACCGGAAGGCCTGGGTAATGTCCGCGCTCAGAGAGCCGCTGGCACCGTAGATGTAGGCTTTGTTGGCGTTCACGTTCGCGGTGACGCGGCTGGGCTGGCCGTTGTAGTCCACCACCGACTGCCCCTGGAACTGGAACGGCTGGGTGGTGATGGCGTCACGGTACCAGGTGTAGAAACCGGTGCCCTCTACCCGCACGTTCTGCAGAATGGTTTTGCCAACAGACAGTTCGGCGTTGTAGGTGTACTCGGGCTTTAAACTGGGGTTAGGCACAATCAACTGCCCGGCCACCGACTCAAACACCTTGCCTAGGTCATCTACGTTGGGCGCCCGGAACCCCGAGGAAGCCACGGCCGCCAGCCGCCAGTCATGGCCGGGTTGGAAGACCAGACCCAGGTTACCGTTCACGGCGGTGTTCTTCTGGCTTACTTCATCAAAAGGAAAATTAAAGAAGCGCTTGTCTGTGAAATCGGCGTTCAGTTCTACCCGGCTCACGCGCAGTCCGTCAGAGAGAATCCAGTGGGGCGTGATTTCCCAGGTGTGGGTGAAATAGGCGGCGGCAGTGCGCATGTCTGACCCACCGCTGGGGTAGCGGGTGTCCAGGGCGGAGCGGGCGCCGGTGTCTATGTTTTCGCCGTAGGCTCTGGACTGCACGTCATTGTAGCTTGCTTCCAGGCCGTAGCGCAGTTCATGGTCGCCTAGCAGGCGGCTGGCGTCTGCGTTGAGCGTGAAGATGTCTACGTGCTCTTTGCGATGCTGAAGCAGGGTTTTGCCAAAGCTTCGGTTGTTGCGGCTCTCGGCTACGCTTTGGTAGGCGGCCGTCAGCCGAAGGTTCTCCAGCCAGCCCTTGCCTTGCGTAGCAAATGTGTAGGCGGCCAGCAAACGCTCCTGCGGACCGTAGTACCATTGCGCACTCTTGAGCACGCCTTTGCTGTCTACCTCGGTCAACCTATCATAGCGCGGAATATCTGAAGAGGTGGAGTACTGCAGGTTAAGCACGTGCGAGGTGGTAGGACTGGCCTGGAACAGCACTTTCTGCAGCACGTCATACTGCTGGTAGCCGCTTTGTTTCTGCACGTTCACGTTCTCATTGGGCACCATCACGTCTTTCCCATTCACGCGGTCAGCGTAGAAGGGGCGCAGGCCCCAGTTGCCGTAGAACGGGTTGCGTCTTTTGCCTTGCCGCAGGTCATCAAAATCTGAATAGGTAAGGCTAGTGAAGCTCCCCCAGCGTTTTCCGCCCACCGACACATCTACGTGGCCGGTTTTCTCCTGGTTGGCGGTGGCGTAGCGGGTAAAGGCGCTGCCTGTCACGTGGGTACCGGCGCTATCACCTAACACAGGGTTCTTGGTGTAGAAATGCACTACCCCGCCCAGCGCGTCTGACCCATAGACCACTGAGCCCGGCCCAAACACTACTTCTACCTTCTGCAGCGCGGTGTTGTCTACCGTGATCACGTTCTGCAGGTGGCCGCCCCGGTAAATGGCGTTGTTCAGGCGCACGCCGTCCAGCACCATCAAAACCTTGTTGGCCTCAAAACCCCGTAAGATGGGGCTTCCGCCGCCGGCCTGGCTTTTCTGCACCAGCACCTGGCCGCTTTGCTGCAGCACATCGGCGGTGGTTTGGTTATTCTGGAAGGCCAGGTCCTTCGCTTTGAGCACCTGAATCTGTTGCGGCACATCGGCGCGCTTCTCTTCAAACTTGCTGGCAGAGACCACCACTTCCTCCAGAGAATAACTGCGCTCAGAAAGCAACACGCGGTAATGCAGGGTCCTGAGCTGGCTCACGGCCACGGTGCGGGCCTGGTAATCTGGCCGCTCAAACCGCAGGCTGTCGGTGTCCCTGAACTCTTGGGTGCTGAACCTTCCTTTGGCATCTGTTAAGACCGCGCCGCCCCCCTGCACGGGAGTTACCCGCACTCCCGCCAACGGCTGAAGGTTGGCCCGGTCCTGTACGGTGGCACTCTGCGCCCAGGTCACCACGGGCAACGCAAACAGCAACAGAGACAAATAAACTTTCATAGAAAAATGTAAAAGGTGATGGAATTCAGTTTTTAGAGGTAAGCGCACCAGACGCCTACCTGGGGTAAATCTTACAAAAAACGGGGCAGCTTGATTCTTGCTAGAGCGAGAGCTCCATCTTGATATCGGCGCGCTTGTACTCCTTGAAATCATCTGGCACCTCTATAAAGCCCAGCTTGCGGTACAGGTGAATGGCTGTTTCCAGTTTGCGGTTAGAGAGCAGGAACAAGCTGGTGCAGCCCAATTCCCGGGCTTTCTGGATGGCGGCCTCGCCCAGGCGCTTGCCTATCTTGAGGCCCTGCGCCTTATCAGTCACAGCCATTTTGGCCAATTCATAGGTCTGGTCGTCTACTTTAATGAGGGCGCAGGTGCCTACTATCTCGCCATTGTGCTCGGCCATTAGAATATGACCGCCCTTGGCAATGATGTAGCCGTCTGGATTGCCCAGAGATTTATGGTCCAGTTCCTCCATTTCAAAATAGCGCTCAATCCAGGCCTGGTTCAGCTCCCGGAAGAGGATGGCGTGGGCAGGCGTGTAGTCTATAATGGAAACCGATGCAACAGATGAATTCATTCTTAAACGTTACTTGTGTGGTTTACAAAGATACGGAATGGCAAAAGCGTTTTGGGCCTGTTTTTCAGAAAACAGGCCCAAAACAGCCCGTGGTTAATAGCGCACCGGTTCACAGATTTCCTCGTCGCAGACCAGATGCTTAAACAGCGGGTGGGCCAGCAGTTGCTGCAGGGTGTAGACCGAGCCGGCCACCTCAAACCGGTCCAGCACCAGCCTAATACCCTGGCTGTAATCTGTATAAGTGTCTATGTGGCCCAGGTACAGCGGCTGAATGGGGCTTCCGTCCAATTGGTGCCAGCCATAAATGGCCACCCGGTTAGCCCTTGGCTGGCGCCGAAGCCGGGGCGTTAGCACCACGTCTTTTTTGTGGCCGGCCGTGAGCAGACCCAGTTTATATCTTTTGCGCTGGTTCTCTATGAGTTGGTTGTGCTGCAGAAACGTGCGTACGCTGTCTCGGTCTTTGGTAAGCGGAATGGGTTCCAGTTTTATTTTAGCGGCGGCGTAGATGGCGTCTACAATCTTGCGGGTAGGCAGGGTGCAGCCCAGGGCTTCGGCTACCTTCTGGGCGGTTTTGGGCTGCAGAGGCATGCGCACAAAATCTTTGTCAGAGCCCACGGCCAGGTAGTCTGGCATAACAAAGCACATGCCCTGTAGCAGTTGGCCGTTAGGAGCGGTGGCGGTCAACGTAACAGGCCTGAAGGTGCGCAGGAAGGTGGGCAGACTGTCTTTGGCCAGCCTAGACGACAGATACTTCTCGCGCTCTGCTGGGGAAAGCCGCGCAGCCGCCTGCACTACCTGTGTACCAGATAACCGGGTAGACTTCTGGGGCGGACGGCCGCACTGCCAAAACAGGAAAGCCAGGCAAAAAAAGATTAACCCGTTTTGGAGCTGTTTTCTGGGAAATGGCCTTAAAACGCGGGGGGCAAAAGAACAATGCATGGCCTAAATTAAGCAACAGGAACGAGTTACCCGCCCTTCCTGTTCAGGATGAAGCACAAAAGCCTTATATTTCGCCTACCAGACCTCGCAATTATGAAAAACACTGCCCCCTTTCTCCTGCTAATCGCCTTTTTGGCTTCCTGCACCAGCACCAAACCGGCGCCAGACACAGCCGCTACCGTTCCTTCGGCCGCGCCTGTTTCTGCGTTGACTGCGCACGTAGACGCTACCCGCCAGCAGTTTGCCCCAGACAAGCGGGTGGTGCTTTTTGACGTGAAAGCCAACGGCAACGTACTCACCGGCGAAACCAATGTACCCGCTGCCAAGGCCGCACTGGTGGAACGGCTGCAGAAGGCCGGGCTCTCTTTCCAGGATAGCATACAAGTACTACCCGGCGCCGACCTGGAAGGCAACCACCAAGCAGTGGTCACGCTTTCAGTAGCCAACCTCCGGTCAGAGCCCAAACACCCGGCAGAGCTCGCCACGCAGGCCACCATGGGAACGCCGCTCAAGGTGTTCAAGCACAAAGGCGGCTGGTTTCTGGTGCAGACCCCAGACCAGTATTTAGCGTGGGTAGACGCCAGCGCCATCAAGCTCATGAATGAATCCGCGTTTGCGGCCTGGCAGAAGGGTGAGAAATTATTGTACCTGAACCCGTATGGCTTCGCCTTTGCCCAACCCAACAAGCAGGGCGCCACGGTCTCAGATTTGGTGTATGGTGATGTGATGGTGCTAAAGAACAAGACCAAAGATTTCTATGAAGTAGAGTTCCCGGATGGTCGCCTCGCGTTTGTGCCTACCGCTGAAACCGAGAAATACAGCACCTGGGCCGCTACCCGCAAGCCTTCTGAGCAGAACCTGGTAGAGACCTCTAAAAAGCTGCTGGGCCTGCCGTACCTATGGGGCGGCACCTCTTTCAAAGGAGTAGACTGCAGCGGCTTTACCAAAACCGTGTATTTCATGAACGGTCTAATCTTACCCCGTGATGCCTCGCAGCAAGTGACCATTGGTGAGTTGATTGATACCCAAAGCGGGTTCCAGAACCTCAAGCCCGGCGATCTGCTGTTTTTCGGTTCACCTGCCAAAGACGGCAGGCCCGAGCGCGTGGTGCACGTGGGCATGTGGATTGGCAACAATGAGTTCATCCACTCGGCGGGTCGGGTGCGCATTAACAGCATGGACCCCGCCGCCGCCAACCATGACGCCAACGAGCTCAAGCGTTTCCTGCGGGCCAAACGTGTCTCGCCGCAGGCGTCCTTAATGGATTTACGCACCGCCGCCCTCTACTAAGTTTTTTAAGAATTGACCCTAAGAGCTACTGCTTGTTAAATTATTTGATTAATTTAACAAGCAGTAGCTCTTTACGTTAACCCTGCCCCCTTCTCCATGAAACAACTCTACGTACTCCTTTTTTCTCTTCTACTCTTTGCCAGCCCCTTGGCAAAGGCCCAAAGCCAGTCCATTCATGCCGAAGAAATGACCCGTTACCACAAATATAATTTCAAG
This Rufibacter radiotolerans DNA region includes the following protein-coding sequences:
- a CDS encoding AI-2E family transporter; the protein is MPVPIKSGPHTPGPSQHFIRKVLIVAFVFVVLFLLYTVIKMAFVTLLVFFAAVLFGVLLHGLSNFLHRHLRLPHKWALALVCLLLAGVITGAFMYLGPSLSRQTEELREDLPTVLEKLRAQVASLPYGDQLLKQIPTPEELLKGESFIMKNAFSLFSSTFGVLANILIIVVVGIYLAISPQETASGLVRLVPKKHRPRAREVIHVLRFTLWGWLKGTVLAMAIIGSLTTLGLYIIGVPIPLLLGVFAGLLEFIPNIGPFIAGFPAAVLALVQDPSKALTVVLFFIGLQSLEGYILTPLVQKRIIDLPPVLTIMGQLVLGLLAGAWGLFLAVPLVAVIMVLVKMLYIEDYLGDYAVEVKGEEEAIAQEENSPTPQEEETP
- a CDS encoding M20/M25/M40 family metallo-hydrolase, giving the protein MTFRKTLALGLALLPLSGAFAQKDIKQKDVARIINTLAADEMMGRKTFTPGIDKAANFISDEFKKAGLQPLAGDTDFKQEFKMYSLTSDKADIEINGKRVKPEEFFYSTVHRKVEWEDKAPKPVFIGENDDFRQGINKARQQKKDLLVMVHPKHQEMFSRYAEYFKQSSPVTELGKGSTLIYVLSPLTEVTSFDVEIKNEVKEMDLANVAGMIPGKRANEYIVFSGHYDHIGFQKAVDGDSIANGADDDASGITAVITLANHFKKQPKPERTLLFVAFTAEEIGGYGSQHFSKQLNPDEIVAMFNIEMIGKGSKFGPNSAYITGFDKSDFGLLLQQAVKGTPYSFHPDPYPGQNLFYRSDNATLARLGVPAHTISSVQIDKDKLYHSVDDEVSSLDMAHMTNMIKAVALGAKDFVQGKKTPKRVDKTQVQ
- a CDS encoding TonB-dependent receptor is translated as MKVYLSLLLFALPVVTWAQSATVQDRANLQPLAGVRVTPVQGGGAVLTDAKGRFSTQEFRDTDSLRFERPDYQARTVAVSQLRTLHYRVLLSERSYSLEEVVVSASKFEEKRADVPQQIQVLKAKDLAFQNNQTTADVLQQSGQVLVQKSQAGGGSPILRGFEANKVLMVLDGVRLNNAIYRGGHLQNVITVDNTALQKVEVVFGPGSVVYGSDALGGVVHFYTKNPVLGDSAGTHVTGSAFTRYATANQEKTGHVDVSVGGKRWGSFTSLTYSDFDDLRQGKRRNPFYGNWGLRPFYADRVNGKDVMVPNENVNVQKQSGYQQYDVLQKVLFQASPTTSHVLNLQYSTSSDIPRYDRLTEVDSKGVLKSAQWYYGPQERLLAAYTFATQGKGWLENLRLTAAYQSVAESRNNRSFGKTLLQHRKEHVDIFTLNADASRLLGDHELRYGLEASYNDVQSRAYGENIDTGARSALDTRYPSGGSDMRTAAAYFTHTWEITPHWILSDGLRVSRVELNADFTDKRFFNFPFDEVSQKNTAVNGNLGLVFQPGHDWRLAAVASSGFRAPNVDDLGKVFESVAGQLIVPNPSLKPEYTYNAELSVGKTILQNVRVEGTGFYTWYRDAITTQPFQFQGQSVVDYNGQPSRVTANVNANKAYIYGASGSLSADITQAFRLASTLTYTYGRIKAEPQDIPLDHIAPVFGKTSLFLTLPKFRSEFFVQYNGWKRLEDYNPVGEDNLQYATPQGEPAWYTLNLRTAYQFHPRVQVQAALENILDQFYRVYASGVSAPGRNLVLTVRGNF
- a CDS encoding GNAT family N-acetyltransferase, which encodes MNSSVASVSIIDYTPAHAILFRELNQAWIERYFEMEELDHKSLGNPDGYIIAKGGHILMAEHNGEIVGTCALIKVDDQTYELAKMAVTDKAQGLKIGKRLGEAAIQKARELGCTSLFLLSNRKLETAIHLYRKLGFIEVPDDFKEYKRADIKMELSL
- a CDS encoding C40 family peptidase, with the translated sequence MKNTAPFLLLIAFLASCTSTKPAPDTAATVPSAAPVSALTAHVDATRQQFAPDKRVVLFDVKANGNVLTGETNVPAAKAALVERLQKAGLSFQDSIQVLPGADLEGNHQAVVTLSVANLRSEPKHPAELATQATMGTPLKVFKHKGGWFLVQTPDQYLAWVDASAIKLMNESAFAAWQKGEKLLYLNPYGFAFAQPNKQGATVSDLVYGDVMVLKNKTKDFYEVEFPDGRLAFVPTAETEKYSTWAATRKPSEQNLVETSKKLLGLPYLWGGTSFKGVDCSGFTKTVYFMNGLILPRDASQQVTIGELIDTQSGFQNLKPGDLLFFGSPAKDGRPERVVHVGMWIGNNEFIHSAGRVRINSMDPAAANHDANELKRFLRAKRVSPQASLMDLRTAALY